The following proteins are co-located in the Shouchella hunanensis genome:
- the trmFO gene encoding FADH(2)-oxidizing methylenetetrahydrofolate--tRNA-(uracil(54)-C(5))-methyltransferase TrmFO, giving the protein MTERKEIHVVGAGLAGSEAAWQIAQRGGKVRLYEMRPVKQTPAHHTDKFAELVCSNSLRGNSLANAVGVLKEEMRQLDSVIIKAADEAAVPAGGALAVDRHDFAAKVTNYVKEHPNVTVVNEELTTIPDGPTIIATGPLTSKALSEQLQSLTGEESLYFYDAAAPIIDAETIDRDKVYLKSRYDKGEAAYLNCPMTEEEFDRFYEALIAAETVPLKEFEKEIFFEGCMPIEVMAGRGRKTMLFGPLKPVGLDDPKTGKRPYAVVQLRQDNTSGTLYNMVGFQTHLKWGPQKEVIRMIPGLENADIVRYGVMHRNTFLNSPKLLRPTYQTHMRDDLFFAGQITGVEGYVESAAAGLTAGINAYKQSVGEKLVPFPEETMIGSMAAYITTANPDNFQPMNANFGLVPPMNVRIKDKKERYEALAQRALGSIQNFMKDM; this is encoded by the coding sequence ATGACAGAGCGAAAAGAAATACACGTAGTTGGCGCTGGTCTGGCAGGGAGTGAAGCGGCGTGGCAAATTGCTCAACGTGGCGGTAAAGTAAGGTTGTACGAAATGAGACCTGTAAAGCAAACGCCTGCGCATCATACCGATAAATTCGCAGAGCTCGTATGTAGCAATTCGTTAAGAGGGAATTCGCTTGCAAATGCCGTCGGTGTTTTAAAAGAAGAAATGCGTCAATTGGATTCAGTTATTATTAAAGCTGCTGATGAAGCTGCTGTTCCTGCTGGTGGAGCGCTAGCTGTTGATCGTCATGATTTTGCAGCGAAAGTAACAAACTATGTCAAGGAGCACCCAAATGTAACCGTTGTTAATGAAGAGTTAACAACAATTCCAGATGGACCAACTATCATTGCAACTGGCCCTTTAACATCTAAAGCATTATCTGAGCAACTACAATCCCTAACAGGGGAAGAATCACTTTATTTCTATGATGCGGCTGCACCTATTATCGATGCTGAAACAATTGACCGAGACAAAGTGTATTTAAAAAGCCGTTATGATAAAGGTGAAGCTGCTTACTTGAATTGTCCAATGACCGAAGAAGAGTTTGACCGATTTTATGAAGCGCTTATTGCGGCAGAAACCGTACCGTTAAAAGAGTTCGAAAAAGAAATTTTCTTTGAAGGTTGTATGCCGATTGAAGTAATGGCTGGAAGAGGAAGGAAAACGATGCTCTTTGGTCCATTAAAGCCAGTAGGTTTAGATGATCCGAAAACAGGGAAGCGACCTTATGCAGTCGTTCAACTAAGACAAGATAATACATCTGGTACTCTTTATAATATGGTTGGATTTCAAACTCATTTGAAGTGGGGACCGCAAAAAGAAGTCATTCGAATGATTCCAGGTCTAGAAAATGCAGATATTGTTCGCTATGGCGTGATGCATCGTAATACATTTTTGAATTCGCCAAAGCTGTTGCGTCCGACTTATCAAACTCATATGCGTGACGATTTGTTCTTCGCTGGTCAAATTACAGGTGTTGAAGGGTATGTAGAATCAGCTGCTGCAGGTTTAACGGCTGGTATTAATGCGTACAAGCAAAGTGTTGGCGAAAAACTAGTTCCTTTCCCGGAGGAAACGATGATTGGTAGTATGGCTGCGTACATTACAACAGCGAACCCGGACAACTTTCAACCGATGAATGCGAACTTTGGTCTTGTTCCACCGATGAATGTTCGGATAAAAGACAAAAAAGAACGTTACGAAGCGTTAGCTCAACGAGCATTAGGGTCAATTCAGAATTTTATGAAAGATATGTGA